The sequence below is a genomic window from Desulfonatronum thiodismutans.
CACCTTCCGGGCCGATGCAATCTGGCGCTGCTCGGAATGGTACATGGGCATGAACCGGCTGCCGGTGATCAGGACCAGTGGAAACTGCTCGGCCAGCTTCGGATCCCCGGCCGGGCTCCAGAGGGGCTCTTTGTAGGCGGGCAGGGGGTCGCAGCCCAGTTCCTCGAAGATGCTGGAGTACAGCTCCACCTTGCCCGACGGGGTGCCGAAGCCCGAGGTTTCGTAGCGCTTGAATTCGGGCGTGCCGAAAAAGCCGTACTGCTCGGTCAGCTCCCGGAAAGTCAGCCCCGTGGGCTCCAGGCGAAAATCGCAGGCCTGCTCCAGGTTTTCCCAAGGCCAGTCGTTTTCCTGGCCAAGGCGAAGACCCAGACTCCGGTAGAACTGGTAGGTGTCCCGGCGTTCGTAGAGCGGCTCGATGCCCGGAGGGCAGGCCATGCAGAACCCGCCGGTGACCCACAGCTCCGGCTGCTCCACCGTGGTGGCCGAGGGTAGGACATAGTCCGCCAGGGCCGCGGAGGGGGTCATGTAGTATTCCATGACCACGTACAGCTCCAGGGCGGTCAGGGCGTCGAAGACCATCCGGGGGTCCGGGAAGGAGAGCATCGGGTTGCTGGCCACGGAGAACATGGCCGTGACCGGATAGGGCTTTTTGGTGATGGCCGCCTGGAACACGTCCCGGATGTGGGCCACGCAGGTTCGGTACATGGACGGCGGGTTGACCTGGCCCTGGGGCAGCTTCTGGTTGTTGGCTAGGTTGCGTTCCCAGCCGGGGAAGCCGAAAAAGGGATAGCTGTCCGCGCCGAGCTGCTTGGCCCGCTGCTCCGGGCCGATGGCCTCGGCGGCCACCAGGTCGAACTCCCCGCGCACTCGGGCCACCTCCGGGGTCTGGCCAAAGGTTTCCCCTCCCGGAATCTCCAGGTTGCCGGTGATGGCCCGTAAAATGGCCCGGGCCCGGGCGCACTGGGTGGAATTGATGCCCTGCTTGTCCAGGCCGTAGGCATAGGGCAGCTGGGCCGGCTTGGAGGTGGCGTAGATCCGGGCCGCCGCGGTGATCTGCTCCACCGGCAGCCAAGTGATCTCGCTGACCTTTTCCGGGGTGTACTCCCGCACTGCGTCCTTAAGCTCGTCAAAGCCCACGGTCCACTGAGCCACGAAGTCCGCGTCGTACAATTCCTCCTCGAGGATCAGCCGTATCCAGCCCAGCATCAGGGCCAGGTCCGTGCCCGGCCGAATTTGCAGCCACATGTCCGCCAAGGCCACTTCCTCGATCTCCCGTGGATCGACCACGATGATTGTCGCTCCGTTGCGCTTGGCCTGCTGGGTGGCCGGCCAGGCTTGGATGGGCGAGGAATTGGCCGAGGCCTTGCCCCAGACCACCAGGCACTTGGCCTGCCGGGCGTTGCCCCGGGCCATGCCGCCGTAGGTGGCGAACTCCGTGGCGTAGGACGGGCACATGCAGATGTTGTTCGCTCCACAGACGTTGGCCGAGCCGAAGAGGTTGTAGAACCGACGACAATCCCAATGGTGGGTCCGGCTGGTGCCGTGGGTGAAGCCCAGGGTTTCCGGGCCATGGGCGTCCCGGAGCCGAGTCAGCTTGGCGGCCACCTCGTCCAGGGCCTGGTCCCAGGAAATCCGCTCCCATTTGCCCTCGCCCCGTGCTCCGACCCGCTTCAGCGGATAATTGATCCGGTCCGGGTGATGGATATGCTCCGGCATAAGCAGGCCCCGCTCGCAAATCAGGCCACGGGTCACCGGATGGTCCGGATCCCCGCTGACTTCGAAGACCTTGCCGTCTTTCATGTGCAACAGGGTGCCGCAGCGCGGATGACACAACCCGCAATAGCTGCGACGTACCCCGTCCCGGGGCCCGGCCCCGGCCTGGGGGTTGTAGGCGTACAGGGGCAGACCGCTCAGGGCCAGGGACGAGGCGACCAGGGTCGAGTAGTGCAGAAAGGTCCGTCGGGTGATGCGCATGGTTCCTCCCGTGCGTTGGGGGTCTGGGGGGCTTGGGGCGGGCTGGAAACCGGCTACAGAATCTCCTTGATGGCCGTGATCAGTTGTTCGTCGTCTGGAATGTAGAACCGCTCCAGCGGCGGGCTGGCCGGGACCGGGATGTCCGGGCCGGTGACACGGCGCAGGGGGGCCTTGAGCAGGTTGAAGCCCTCCTCCATGACCACGGCAGCGATCTCCCCGCCGAAGCCTCCGGTGCGGGTGGCCTCGTGCAGGACCACCAGCCGACCGGTCTTGGCCACGGAAGTAAGGATGGTCTCCTTGTCCAGGGGGACCAGGGTGCGCAGATCCACGATCTCCACGCTGACGCCTTCCTGGGCCAGCTTTTCCGCGGCAGCCATGGCCACGCCGAGCATCCCGGACCAGGTGACCACGGTCACGTCCGTGCCCGGCCGCTTGACCTCGGCCTGGCCGATGGGAGTGAGATAGTCGTTTTCCGGCACGGGCATGGGCGCGAAATACAGACCCATATGCTCGATGAAAATCACCGGGTTGTCATCCCGGATCGCCGACTTGAGCAGGCCCTTGGCGTCCGCCGCCGTGGCCGGCATGACCACCTTCAGGCCGGGGCAATGGGCCGCCCAGGCTTCAAGATTGTGCGAATGCTGGCATCCGGCCCCGAATCCCGCGCCGGATTTCATGCGCACCACAAGGGGAAAAGTAGATTTGCCGCCGGACAGATAGCGCAGCTTGGCCGCGTGGTTGACGATCATGTCCGAGGCCAGGGTGAAAAAGGGGTTGAACATGATCTCCACCACCGGGCGCAGTCCGGCCTCGGCCGCGCCCACGGCCAGCCCGGCAATGGCCGCTTCGGAAACCGGGGTGTCCTTGACCCGCCCCGGTCCGAATTCTTCCAACAGGCCGTGGGTGGGAAACATGGGGTTCAAGTGAATGCTCACGCCCACGCCTTCCCCGGCGATGAACACGTTGGGGTCGCGGTGCATTTCCTCCCGCAGGGCTTGGTTCACGGCTTGTCCCATTCCTAATTTTTGCATGGCGTCCTTCCTTGTGGCAAAAATTTCTTCGGATTTCATGTCAACG
It includes:
- a CDS encoding alpha-ketoacid dehydrogenase subunit beta, whose product is MQKLGMGQAVNQALREEMHRDPNVFIAGEGVGVSIHLNPMFPTHGLLEEFGPGRVKDTPVSEAAIAGLAVGAAEAGLRPVVEIMFNPFFTLASDMIVNHAAKLRYLSGGKSTFPLVVRMKSGAGFGAGCQHSHNLEAWAAHCPGLKVVMPATAADAKGLLKSAIRDDNPVIFIEHMGLYFAPMPVPENDYLTPIGQAEVKRPGTDVTVVTWSGMLGVAMAAAEKLAQEGVSVEIVDLRTLVPLDKETILTSVAKTGRLVVLHEATRTGGFGGEIAAVVMEEGFNLLKAPLRRVTGPDIPVPASPPLERFYIPDDEQLITAIKEIL
- a CDS encoding molybdopterin-containing oxidoreductase family protein, which translates into the protein MRITRRTFLHYSTLVASSLALSGLPLYAYNPQAGAGPRDGVRRSYCGLCHPRCGTLLHMKDGKVFEVSGDPDHPVTRGLICERGLLMPEHIHHPDRINYPLKRVGARGEGKWERISWDQALDEVAAKLTRLRDAHGPETLGFTHGTSRTHHWDCRRFYNLFGSANVCGANNICMCPSYATEFATYGGMARGNARQAKCLVVWGKASANSSPIQAWPATQQAKRNGATIIVVDPREIEEVALADMWLQIRPGTDLALMLGWIRLILEEELYDADFVAQWTVGFDELKDAVREYTPEKVSEITWLPVEQITAAARIYATSKPAQLPYAYGLDKQGINSTQCARARAILRAITGNLEIPGGETFGQTPEVARVRGEFDLVAAEAIGPEQRAKQLGADSYPFFGFPGWERNLANNQKLPQGQVNPPSMYRTCVAHIRDVFQAAITKKPYPVTAMFSVASNPMLSFPDPRMVFDALTALELYVVMEYYMTPSAALADYVLPSATTVEQPELWVTGGFCMACPPGIEPLYERRDTYQFYRSLGLRLGQENDWPWENLEQACDFRLEPTGLTFRELTEQYGFFGTPEFKRYETSGFGTPSGKVELYSSIFEELGCDPLPAYKEPLWSPAGDPKLAEQFPLVLITGSRFMPMYHSEQRQIASARKVNPDPLVLLHPETAQELGLENDQWVSVISPKGKIRMRLRTSPRIHPRMADAQHGWWFPERKQELPELFGVYESNANVLCPLEPEHCSPEIGSWPHSALLCRVEAA